The following are from one region of the Vibrio hyugaensis genome:
- a CDS encoding heme lyase CcmF/NrfE family subunit: MIAEIGHFALILSLAMAVLLSVLPLWGASSNNTMLMNTARPLSWSMFIMLFFSFVILCWGFYTNDFTLQYVASNSNSQLPWYYRLTAVWGAHEGSLLLWVLIQAGWTVAVATFSRGMPQESVARVLAVMGMISVGFLLFIILTSNPFLRTLPFFPVDGRDLNPLLQDPGLIVHPPMLYMGYVGFSVAFSFAIASLMTGRLDTAWARWSRPWTTAAWVFLTLGIALGSWWAYYELGWGGWWFWDPVENASFMPWLAGTALMHSLAVTEKRGTFKAWTVLLAISAFSLSLLGTFLVRSGILVSVHAFASDPSRGMFILGFLVFVIGGSLLLFAVKGAAVRVRGNFDLVSRENALLANNVLLIAALVVVLVGTLLPLVHKQIGLGSVSIGAPFFDMLFAWLMMPFAFLLGIGPMIRWKRDNLSKLIKPMIVSGVLAFALAAVCVFLFADFFSVMAYIGWVMAIWIIAMHGFELYERATHRHSFGEGVRKLQRSHWAMMLGHIGLAVTVIGIAMVQNYSIERDVRLAPGEHFKIYGYDFYFSGLRDKDGPNYDGYIADFEITNDGKYVNTLHAEKRFYRTAKSMMTEAAIDRGITRDLYIAMGERLDDNRSWAVRIYYKPFVRWIWAGSLIMSLGGALAISDRRYRFRKTAKKDGKSKLAEKEA; the protein is encoded by the coding sequence ATGATTGCTGAAATCGGTCACTTTGCCCTCATTTTATCGCTTGCGATGGCAGTACTGCTAAGCGTACTGCCGTTATGGGGCGCATCAAGCAATAACACGATGCTGATGAATACAGCACGACCGCTATCTTGGTCGATGTTCATCATGCTATTTTTCTCATTCGTGATCTTATGTTGGGGTTTCTATACCAATGATTTCACGTTGCAATACGTGGCAAGTAACTCAAACAGCCAACTACCTTGGTACTATCGTCTAACGGCAGTTTGGGGCGCGCACGAAGGTTCACTGTTGCTTTGGGTGCTTATCCAAGCTGGTTGGACTGTGGCTGTAGCGACATTTAGCCGCGGTATGCCGCAAGAATCGGTTGCACGTGTGCTTGCCGTGATGGGCATGATTTCAGTCGGTTTCTTGCTGTTCATCATTCTTACTTCAAACCCGTTCCTACGTACGTTGCCATTCTTCCCTGTTGATGGTCGTGACCTGAACCCACTTCTTCAAGATCCGGGTTTGATTGTTCACCCGCCAATGCTTTACATGGGCTATGTAGGCTTCTCGGTTGCGTTCTCGTTTGCGATTGCTTCTCTAATGACAGGCCGTCTTGATACGGCTTGGGCTCGTTGGTCTCGTCCTTGGACTACAGCTGCATGGGTTTTCCTAACACTAGGTATCGCACTAGGCTCTTGGTGGGCGTACTACGAACTTGGCTGGGGTGGCTGGTGGTTCTGGGATCCAGTAGAAAACGCATCATTCATGCCTTGGCTAGCGGGTACGGCTCTCATGCACTCTCTCGCGGTAACGGAAAAACGCGGTACGTTTAAAGCATGGACAGTATTACTGGCAATCTCTGCATTCTCATTGAGCTTGCTCGGTACTTTCTTGGTTCGCTCGGGTATTCTGGTGTCGGTACACGCGTTCGCGTCTGACCCATCTCGCGGTATGTTTATCCTAGGTTTCCTCGTTTTCGTCATTGGTGGCTCACTCCTGCTATTTGCAGTGAAAGGGGCGGCGGTTCGTGTTCGTGGTAACTTTGATTTGGTTTCGCGTGAGAACGCGCTACTTGCGAACAACGTGCTTCTGATTGCTGCGCTAGTCGTCGTATTGGTTGGTACTTTGTTGCCATTGGTTCACAAACAAATTGGTCTTGGTTCAGTATCTATCGGTGCGCCATTCTTCGACATGCTGTTCGCATGGTTGATGATGCCGTTTGCCTTCCTATTAGGTATTGGTCCTATGATTCGCTGGAAGCGCGATAATCTATCTAAGCTTATTAAGCCGATGATTGTTTCCGGTGTGCTTGCCTTCGCATTAGCGGCAGTGTGCGTGTTCCTGTTCGCTGACTTCTTCTCAGTGATGGCTTACATCGGTTGGGTGATGGCAATCTGGATCATCGCAATGCATGGCTTTGAATTGTACGAGCGTGCTACGCACCGTCACAGCTTCGGCGAAGGTGTTCGTAAATTGCAACGCAGCCACTGGGCAATGATGCTTGGTCACATTGGCTTAGCCGTTACTGTGATTGGTATTGCGATGGTGCAAAACTACAGCATCGAACGTGACGTACGTTTGGCGCCAGGTGAGCACTTCAAGATTTACGGTTACGATTTCTACTTCTCAGGTCTACGTGACAAAGATGGTCCAAACTACGATGGTTACATCGCGGACTTCGAAATCACCAATGATGGTAAGTACGTGAACACGCTACACGCTGAAAAACGTTTCTACCGCACGGCGAAATCGATGATGACTGAAGCGGCTATTGATCGCGGAATTACTCGTGATTTGTACATCGCGATGGGCGAGCGTCTAGACGACAACCGTTCGTGGGCAGTACGTATTTACTACAAACCATTCGTTCGTTGGATCTGGGCTGGTTCATTGATCATGTCTTTAGGTGGTGCGCTTGCTATCTCTGATAGACGTTACCGCTTCCGCAAGACGGCTAAGAAAGACGGAAAGTCAAAGCTAGCGGAAAAGGAAGCATAA
- the ccmI gene encoding c-type cytochrome biogenesis protein CcmI gives MTLFWISTVVLTLIACVLVALPLLKQKANNDEVLRDELNKAFYKDRLSELEEETDEGLVESQDELISDLKQSLLDDIPSEKTQGETKVSPMAVLIPSVILTVVLSYGLYYKFGASQDVVKWQEVTSNLPELSKKLMSASSEPLSEDEMDDLSLALRTRLHYQPDDSTGWLLLGRIALANRDVTTSIDAMEKAYKLEPKDPDVQLGYAQALMLSQDEMDQATARSLLGKLMQQDYVDLRVFSLLAFDAFERQDFPAAIKYWGIMQQMIGPEDSRYEMLGRSIESARKQMGEAVSPDKSVAVTINVAPEAQLDPNAVLIVSIHRADGSPMPVAAARYPLGTFPRTVVLDDGNAMMEGQKLSSLEKLMVRVRIDSDGNVATRDHDWHGESEAVEFGQPVDVMIDKQYQ, from the coding sequence ATGACACTATTTTGGATTTCTACCGTTGTTTTAACGCTGATTGCTTGCGTGTTGGTCGCTTTGCCACTGCTAAAGCAAAAAGCAAACAACGATGAAGTATTACGTGACGAGCTAAACAAAGCGTTCTATAAAGACCGACTTTCTGAGCTTGAAGAAGAAACCGATGAAGGCTTGGTCGAGAGCCAAGACGAGTTGATTTCTGATTTGAAACAGTCGCTACTGGATGACATCCCAAGTGAAAAAACACAAGGCGAAACCAAAGTTTCTCCAATGGCGGTATTGATTCCTTCGGTTATTTTAACAGTGGTATTGAGTTACGGTCTTTACTACAAGTTTGGTGCTTCTCAGGACGTTGTTAAGTGGCAGGAAGTCACGTCAAACCTACCTGAACTTTCGAAGAAGTTGATGTCAGCATCGTCTGAGCCTTTAAGCGAAGATGAAATGGATGACTTATCATTAGCACTTCGTACGCGTCTGCATTACCAACCAGATGATTCAACAGGTTGGCTGCTTCTTGGTCGTATCGCTCTGGCTAATCGTGATGTCACAACCTCGATTGATGCAATGGAGAAAGCGTACAAGCTGGAGCCGAAAGATCCTGACGTACAACTCGGTTACGCTCAAGCTCTAATGCTGTCTCAAGACGAGATGGATCAAGCGACAGCACGTTCTCTGCTTGGCAAGCTAATGCAGCAAGACTATGTCGACCTACGTGTATTCTCGCTGTTGGCATTCGATGCGTTTGAGCGCCAAGATTTCCCTGCAGCGATTAAATACTGGGGCATCATGCAGCAGATGATTGGTCCAGAGGATAGCCGTTACGAAATGCTAGGTCGCAGTATCGAAAGTGCGCGTAAGCAAATGGGTGAGGCGGTGTCTCCAGATAAAAGCGTGGCAGTGACGATTAACGTTGCTCCAGAAGCTCAATTGGACCCAAATGCAGTATTGATTGTATCTATTCACCGCGCAGACGGCTCCCCAATGCCAGTTGCAGCAGCGCGCTATCCACTAGGGACTTTCCCTCGTACCGTGGTTTTAGACGACGGTAATGCGATGATGGAAGGGCAGAAGCTGTCGTCGTTAGAGAAACTGATGGTACGTGTTCGTATCGACTCTGACGGTAACGTAGCGACTCGTGACCATGATTGGCACGGCGAAAGTGAAGCGGTTGAATTTGGTCAACCAGTGGATGTGATGATCGATAAGCAGTATCAATAA
- a CDS encoding outer membrane protein transport protein produces MTQNTRLFKKTLLAVTVAMASGQAMAAGFQLNAQSATGIGRAFAGDAVIADNASVMARNPAAMALFDKMELSLGFESITSMIEVKDATYRGVTAPLGTSSNYDDAGDTSIAPNIHLIVPVNDKFAWGVNAYSNFGTKTEFDDSFAAREYGGLTDVKSANFGLAGSYRLNDQWSFGAGIDLIYGQGTMKREAEVLPMPLLDVDGADGWAVGFNVGTVFELDENNRFGFSYRYSPEMEAKDDKGQKITLPLPDMAEFSGYHKIQDTKFAVHYSIQYIGWGTFDQIEFRNLKDSVLTGSYDKPYEWQDGWHYAIGGTYYLNNDWTLRAGYMYDTSAQADLTSVSVPDSDRQWFSGGFTYHLDSSSNIDLGFTYLVGKDVDVVETSAPTGSFTGTTRADAILFGLQYSRSF; encoded by the coding sequence ATGACTCAGAATACGCGTCTGTTTAAAAAGACTCTCCTAGCAGTGACGGTTGCAATGGCATCTGGTCAAGCAATGGCAGCTGGTTTCCAGCTAAACGCACAATCAGCGACTGGTATCGGTCGTGCATTCGCAGGTGATGCAGTAATTGCAGATAACGCATCCGTAATGGCTCGTAACCCAGCAGCAATGGCTCTATTTGATAAAATGGAACTATCGCTAGGTTTTGAAAGCATTACTTCGATGATTGAAGTTAAAGATGCGACGTACCGCGGTGTAACAGCTCCTCTAGGCACATCATCTAACTACGACGATGCGGGTGACACTTCTATCGCACCAAATATCCACCTAATCGTTCCTGTTAATGACAAATTCGCTTGGGGTGTAAACGCATACTCAAACTTCGGTACTAAAACTGAATTTGATGACAGCTTTGCTGCTCGCGAATACGGCGGCCTTACAGATGTGAAAAGCGCAAACTTTGGTCTAGCGGGTTCTTACCGTCTAAACGACCAATGGAGCTTCGGTGCAGGCATCGACCTAATCTACGGTCAAGGTACAATGAAACGTGAAGCAGAAGTTCTACCAATGCCTCTTCTAGATGTAGATGGTGCAGACGGTTGGGCTGTTGGTTTCAACGTAGGTACTGTATTTGAGCTAGATGAAAACAACCGTTTTGGTTTCTCTTACCGTTACAGCCCAGAAATGGAAGCTAAAGACGATAAGGGCCAAAAGATTACTCTTCCGCTACCTGATATGGCAGAGTTCTCTGGCTACCACAAAATTCAAGATACTAAGTTTGCGGTTCACTACAGCATCCAATACATCGGTTGGGGTACGTTCGATCAAATCGAATTCCGCAATCTAAAAGATTCCGTTCTAACTGGTAGCTACGACAAGCCGTATGAGTGGCAAGATGGTTGGCACTACGCTATTGGTGGTACTTACTACCTAAATAATGATTGGACACTACGTGCGGGCTACATGTACGACACAAGTGCTCAAGCTGACCTAACTTCAGTTTCTGTACCTGATTCTGATCGTCAATGGTTCTCTGGTGGCTTCACTTATCATCTAGATTCAAGCTCGAACATCGATCTTGGCTTTACATATCTGGTAGGTAAAGATGTAGATGTTGTAGAGACAAGTGCTCCAACAGGCTCCTTCACAGGTACAACTCGCGCAGATGCGATTCTGTTCGGCTTACAATACAGCCGCAGCTTCTAA
- a CDS encoding DsbE family thiol:disulfide interchange protein, with translation MNKKVLFIPLVAFMVLAGIFATQLVRNQDGDDPTKLESVLVGKPVPEFHLEDLAEPGKQYDQSIFKGEPLLLNVWATWCPTCYAEHKYLNELAGKGVKIIGMNYKDDRNKAIGWLNDLGNPYLISLFDGSGMLGLDLGVYGAPETFIIDANGVIRYRHVGDVNPRNWAETLEPLYTKLVEEAKQ, from the coding sequence ATGAATAAGAAAGTCTTATTTATCCCGTTGGTCGCTTTTATGGTCTTGGCGGGTATCTTCGCGACTCAGTTGGTTCGTAACCAAGACGGCGACGATCCAACAAAATTGGAATCAGTACTGGTAGGTAAGCCAGTACCTGAGTTCCACCTAGAAGATTTAGCGGAACCGGGTAAGCAATACGACCAGTCGATCTTTAAAGGTGAGCCGCTGTTGCTGAACGTTTGGGCAACTTGGTGTCCAACTTGTTACGCTGAGCACAAATACTTAAACGAACTTGCAGGCAAAGGCGTGAAGATCATCGGTATGAACTACAAAGATGATCGTAATAAAGCGATTGGTTGGTTAAACGACCTTGGTAATCCATACCTAATCAGCTTGTTTGATGGAAGCGGCATGTTGGGCCTAGACCTTGGTGTTTACGGCGCTCCTGAAACGTTCATCATCGATGCCAATGGTGTGATTCGCTACCGTCATGTTGGCGATGTGAACCCTCGTAACTGGGCTGAGACCCTAGAGCCGCTTTATACCAAATTGGTTGAGGAGGCGAAGCAATGA
- a CDS encoding sigma-70 family RNA polymerase sigma factor, with translation MFGKKNSDSPVNSDMDRQRKYEALVRGYHRDLYRYAYWLCKEKAVAEDLVQETCLRAWKSLDSLQDEKAAKSWLITILRRENARRFERKQFDLVDIDDYGNDAKVSDDPHHQQEWLQAQIMKLDVEYREPLFLQVVGGFSGEEIGNILELNKNTVMTRLFRARNQLKEMLDSQDTQRGQKNG, from the coding sequence ATGTTTGGAAAGAAAAATTCCGACAGTCCGGTCAACTCTGATATGGACAGACAAAGAAAATACGAAGCTCTTGTTCGGGGCTATCACAGAGACTTATATCGCTACGCATACTGGTTATGCAAGGAAAAGGCGGTTGCAGAAGATTTGGTTCAAGAAACCTGTCTGCGTGCGTGGAAGTCTCTCGATAGCCTTCAAGATGAAAAGGCTGCGAAATCTTGGCTTATTACTATTCTGAGACGAGAAAACGCGCGCCGCTTCGAACGCAAGCAATTTGATTTGGTTGATATCGATGACTATGGCAATGATGCTAAAGTCAGCGATGACCCACATCATCAGCAGGAATGGCTACAAGCTCAAATAATGAAGCTTGATGTCGAATATCGTGAACCTTTGTTCCTCCAAGTTGTAGGCGGTTTCAGCGGAGAAGAAATCGGTAACATTTTGGAACTGAACAAAAACACGGTAATGACGCGCCTTTTCCGCGCCCGCAATCAACTAAAAGAGATGTTGGATTCTCAAGATACTCAGAGAGGACAAAAAAATGGATGA
- a CDS encoding cytochrome c-type biogenesis protein codes for MKKFILAALAAMTFSLAAHAAIEVYEFDNLEQEQQFKELGHTLRCPKCQNNTISDSNAELAQDLRHKVYEMTKDGKSKDEIVDYMIARYGNFVTYNPPFTMATAILWLGPFAVVLGGFGLIVLRSRKAKVKTVQDSDENWDENKEARLKALLDEENNGDKK; via the coding sequence ATGAAAAAGTTTATTCTAGCGGCGCTCGCTGCAATGACATTTTCGCTTGCAGCACACGCTGCAATCGAAGTGTATGAGTTTGATAACTTAGAGCAAGAACAACAGTTCAAAGAGCTCGGTCATACGCTTCGTTGCCCTAAATGTCAGAACAACACGATTTCTGACTCAAACGCAGAGCTTGCTCAAGACCTACGTCACAAGGTTTATGAAATGACCAAAGACGGTAAGTCTAAAGATGAAATCGTTGACTACATGATTGCCCGTTACGGTAATTTTGTGACTTATAACCCTCCGTTTACCATGGCAACCGCGATTCTTTGGCTCGGTCCATTTGCTGTTGTTTTAGGTGGCTTTGGTTTGATCGTGCTTCGCAGCCGTAAAGCCAAAGTAAAAACTGTTCAAGATAGCGATGAAAATTGGGATGAGAACAAAGAAGCTCGTCTTAAAGCGCTACTTGATGAAGAGAACAACGGAGATAAGAAGTAA
- a CDS encoding DUF3379 domain-containing protein, whose amino-acid sequence MDDLEFRRRILSDPKQKDEEILQALAENDANSKFVEDVLDLDLKIKQAMNVDVPEDLADKILFNQTSNALEDEKIVRPNFARKAMALAASVAFTAGLLVGQINWGNVIVSPAQASLADTAMKHVVAEEPFVRNIDEDVSNKQVNAKMMPFHYQINGDFPYHVYYLNHCGFGESNNALHVVFQGKEGRVTMFVTDVKSDQKVDFDKDGMSGVVKPVGKASMILVGSNGEDIDAIAAKLAPMMEPM is encoded by the coding sequence ATGGATGATTTAGAATTTCGTCGTCGTATTTTGTCGGATCCAAAACAGAAGGATGAAGAGATTCTGCAAGCTTTAGCTGAGAACGACGCTAACAGTAAGTTTGTTGAAGACGTTTTGGACCTCGATCTAAAAATTAAGCAAGCCATGAATGTGGATGTGCCAGAAGATCTCGCCGACAAAATTTTGTTTAACCAAACATCAAATGCATTAGAAGATGAAAAGATAGTCAGACCTAATTTCGCTCGTAAAGCGATGGCTTTGGCGGCATCCGTTGCATTTACTGCTGGTTTACTCGTAGGTCAGATTAACTGGGGTAACGTTATTGTTTCTCCAGCGCAAGCAAGTCTGGCAGACACCGCAATGAAACACGTAGTTGCAGAAGAACCGTTTGTCCGTAACATCGATGAAGATGTTTCGAATAAACAAGTCAATGCGAAAATGATGCCTTTCCATTACCAGATAAACGGTGATTTTCCATATCACGTTTACTACCTAAACCATTGTGGCTTTGGTGAGTCGAACAATGCGCTTCATGTCGTCTTCCAAGGTAAAGAAGGCAGAGTCACCATGTTTGTGACTGATGTGAAGAGTGACCAGAAAGTCGACTTTGATAAAGATGGTATGAGTGGTGTTGTGAAACCGGTGGGCAAAGCCAGTATGATTCTTGTTGGTAGCAATGGCGAAGATATCGATGCTATCGCAGCTAAGCTTGCTCCGATGATGGAACCTATGTGA
- a CDS encoding MlaA family lipoprotein has product MYNKGKSTFLLLFAVGMVGCSTAPEEAATEENETNQTTSGVYDPLEGFNRAMWEINYDYLDPYLVRPISLAYVDYTPVPVRSGIANFLANLDEPASVVNNLVMGNGTKAVDHFNRFWINSTFGVLGLFDIATAAGITKYDNKEFSSVVGHYGVGNGPYFMVPGYGPYTLREVTDTVDGMYLPLSYLNFWAGLGKWALEGMEKRALIVPQEAQLEASPDPYVLTRDIYLQRQDFKAEINNTDEVNEDEEAYLDEYLEEDF; this is encoded by the coding sequence ATGTATAACAAGGGTAAATCCACCTTCTTGTTGTTGTTTGCAGTTGGAATGGTTGGCTGTTCGACTGCGCCTGAAGAGGCGGCAACAGAAGAAAACGAAACGAATCAGACGACTTCTGGTGTTTATGATCCGTTAGAAGGCTTCAACCGCGCGATGTGGGAAATCAACTACGATTACCTTGATCCGTATTTGGTTCGTCCTATCTCTCTTGCGTATGTGGACTACACGCCAGTCCCAGTTCGCTCAGGTATCGCAAACTTTTTGGCGAACTTAGATGAGCCAGCAAGCGTGGTTAACAATTTGGTAATGGGAAACGGCACTAAAGCGGTCGATCACTTTAACCGATTCTGGATTAACTCGACTTTTGGTGTACTTGGCTTATTCGATATCGCGACAGCGGCGGGTATCACCAAATACGATAACAAAGAGTTCAGTAGTGTGGTGGGTCATTATGGAGTAGGAAATGGTCCTTACTTCATGGTACCTGGCTACGGCCCATATACGTTGCGCGAAGTAACAGATACGGTAGATGGTATGTATTTGCCGCTTTCTTACCTTAACTTCTGGGCTGGTCTTGGTAAGTGGGCATTGGAAGGTATGGAAAAGCGTGCACTGATTGTTCCACAAGAAGCGCAGTTAGAAGCCTCTCCAGATCCATACGTATTAACGCGTGATATTTATCTTCAGCGTCAAGATTTCAAAGCAGAAATCAACAATACGGATGAAGTGAACGAGGACGAAGAAGCGTACTTGGACGAGTACTTAGAAGAAGACTTCTAA
- the ccmE gene encoding cytochrome c maturation protein CcmE, with product MNPRRKKRLGIVLAIFIGISATIGLMLYALNQNMDLFYTPTELVNGKPDGTKPEVGQRLRIGGMVVVGSVRRDQDSLKVRFDLHDVGPKVTIVYEGILPDLFREGQGIVAQGVLKDATTVEAFEVLAKHDEEYMPPEIAEAMKKTHEPLQYTTEQKQGSDQ from the coding sequence ATGAACCCGAGACGTAAAAAGAGGCTGGGCATTGTCCTCGCTATCTTTATCGGCATCAGTGCAACCATTGGTTTGATGTTGTATGCGCTTAACCAAAATATGGACCTTTTCTATACTCCAACAGAGTTAGTTAATGGTAAGCCTGATGGTACGAAACCGGAAGTCGGTCAACGCTTGCGTATCGGCGGTATGGTTGTTGTGGGTTCAGTTCGCCGCGACCAAGACTCTCTGAAAGTGCGTTTTGATCTACACGACGTGGGTCCAAAAGTGACGATCGTGTATGAAGGTATCCTTCCAGACTTGTTCCGTGAAGGTCAGGGTATCGTAGCTCAAGGCGTACTTAAAGATGCAACAACGGTTGAAGCGTTTGAAGTGCTAGCGAAGCACGACGAAGAGTACATGCCACCTGAAATTGCAGAAGCGATGAAGAAAACCCATGAGCCTTTGCAGTACACCACTGAACAAAAACAAGGAAGCGACCAATGA
- a CDS encoding outer membrane protein transport protein: MKTNKTLLSAAVAFGLLSTSGVANAAGFQLAEYSATGLGRAYAGEAAMADNASAQWRNPAMLTYLEGTQVSVGAIYVNPNVDVDGQMHLGGDRTLPASSHDFAHDAVVPNFYLSHQYNEKVAVGFALGTNYGMETDLGKDFAATNFGNQASVFSMEANLNAAYKLNEAVSIGGGIRYIIADGSIGAVMPPQMGLVKPTLPGQTLKYMEGDDTAWGWQVGTTWQINDNNRIGFAYKSAVDLTLEGHANGLAFNPVNPNAKKAGSMDLTLPATAELASFHQLNDQLAVHASINWTDWSSFKELVADFPDSSDLIKSENWEDNYRFAIGATYQVDSKLALRSGVAYDMSAVDDKYRTTTIPETDRLWLSIGAGYEWSKNLTLDAGFTYIFAKDASISEPRDASDNEAALLGGAFTGEVTGNVWLIGVQANYKF, from the coding sequence ATGAAAACCAACAAGACTCTCCTTTCAGCAGCAGTGGCATTCGGCCTACTAAGTACTTCAGGCGTTGCAAACGCAGCAGGTTTCCAACTTGCAGAGTACTCAGCAACAGGCCTAGGCCGTGCGTACGCTGGTGAAGCAGCAATGGCTGATAACGCAAGTGCACAATGGCGTAACCCAGCAATGCTAACGTATCTAGAAGGCACACAAGTGTCTGTTGGCGCTATCTATGTAAACCCTAACGTTGATGTTGATGGTCAAATGCACCTTGGTGGCGATAGAACACTTCCTGCTAGCTCTCATGACTTTGCACACGATGCAGTCGTACCAAACTTTTACCTTTCTCACCAATACAATGAAAAAGTAGCTGTCGGTTTTGCTCTTGGTACTAACTACGGTATGGAAACTGATCTGGGTAAAGACTTTGCGGCAACGAACTTTGGTAACCAAGCTAGTGTTTTCTCTATGGAAGCAAACCTAAATGCTGCTTACAAACTGAATGAAGCGGTAAGCATTGGTGGTGGTATCCGTTACATCATCGCAGATGGTAGCATTGGCGCAGTGATGCCACCTCAGATGGGTTTAGTGAAACCGACTTTACCGGGTCAAACACTTAAATACATGGAAGGTGATGACACCGCTTGGGGTTGGCAAGTGGGTACTACATGGCAGATCAACGATAACAACCGTATCGGTTTCGCATATAAATCAGCGGTAGATCTGACCCTAGAAGGTCACGCGAATGGTCTTGCGTTCAACCCAGTGAACCCTAACGCGAAAAAAGCAGGTTCAATGGACCTTACCTTGCCAGCAACAGCTGAACTAGCGAGCTTCCACCAACTAAATGACCAGTTAGCAGTACACGCAAGCATTAACTGGACAGATTGGAGCAGCTTTAAAGAGCTAGTGGCAGATTTCCCTGATTCATCTGATCTGATTAAATCTGAAAACTGGGAAGACAACTACCGCTTTGCTATCGGTGCGACTTACCAAGTAGACAGCAAGCTAGCACTACGCTCTGGTGTTGCATACGACATGTCAGCAGTTGATGACAAATACCGTACAACAACAATTCCAGAGACTGACCGCCTATGGCTCAGCATTGGTGCAGGCTACGAATGGTCTAAAAACTTAACGCTAGATGCTGGCTTTACTTATATCTTCGCAAAAGATGCGTCTATCAGCGAGCCTCGTGATGCTTCAGACAACGAAGCGGCACTTCTAGGCGGTGCGTTTACAGGTGAAGTAACAGGTAACGTATGGCTAATCGGTGTTCAAGCGAACTACAAGTTCTAA
- the fadI gene encoding acetyl-CoA C-acyltransferase FadI encodes MGKQEVKTRHGERVAIVAGLRTPFARQSTEFSQVPAVDLGKMVVSEMLARTDIDPKLIEQVVFGQVVQMPEAPNIAREIVLGTGMHIHTDAYSVTRACATSFQAAVNVAESIMAGSIDVGIAGGADSSSVLPIGVSKTLAANLLALSKTKTLGQKLNILKKLSFKDLMPVPPAVAEYSTGLSMGQTAEQMAKSYGITRAEQDALAHRSHSLASQAWKDGKIQDEVMTAFPEPYKKWISEDNNIRHDSTLEGYAKLRPAFDRQYGSVTAANSTPLTDGGAAVMLMREGKAKELGMEILGYIRGYAFSAIGVEMDMLMGPTYATSKVLENTGLELSDLTLIDMHEAFAAQALANVKMFASDKFAQENLGRSKAIGEIDMDKFNVLGGSIAYGHPFAATGARMMTQTLRELKRRGGGLALNTACAAGGLGAAMILEVE; translated from the coding sequence ATGGGCAAGCAGGAAGTAAAAACACGCCATGGTGAACGTGTTGCTATTGTCGCAGGGCTCCGAACTCCCTTTGCTCGTCAAAGCACTGAGTTCAGCCAGGTGCCAGCGGTCGATTTAGGTAAAATGGTAGTGAGCGAAATGCTTGCTCGCACAGATATCGACCCTAAGTTAATTGAACAAGTGGTATTTGGACAAGTGGTTCAAATGCCAGAAGCACCAAACATCGCACGAGAAATCGTATTGGGGACGGGTATGCATATTCATACCGACGCTTACAGTGTGACTCGCGCATGTGCGACCAGCTTCCAAGCTGCTGTCAATGTTGCCGAAAGTATTATGGCTGGCAGCATTGATGTGGGGATTGCTGGTGGTGCGGACTCTTCTTCTGTGTTGCCTATTGGTGTATCAAAAACGTTGGCTGCTAATTTACTGGCGCTCAGCAAAACCAAAACGCTGGGTCAAAAGCTCAACATTCTTAAAAAACTCAGCTTCAAAGATTTGATGCCAGTGCCGCCGGCAGTGGCTGAATACTCGACGGGTCTCTCAATGGGTCAGACTGCCGAGCAAATGGCGAAGTCATACGGAATTACTCGTGCAGAGCAAGATGCGTTGGCGCACCGTTCTCACTCTCTAGCTTCGCAAGCTTGGAAAGACGGCAAAATCCAAGACGAAGTGATGACTGCTTTCCCAGAACCTTACAAAAAATGGATCTCGGAAGATAACAACATTCGTCATGACTCGACATTAGAAGGTTACGCAAAATTGCGTCCGGCTTTTGACCGCCAATACGGCAGCGTAACAGCCGCAAACAGTACGCCATTAACCGATGGTGGTGCCGCTGTGATGCTAATGCGTGAAGGTAAAGCGAAAGAGCTTGGGATGGAAATCCTTGGCTACATTCGCGGTTATGCATTCTCGGCTATTGGCGTGGAAATGGATATGTTGATGGGGCCAACTTACGCGACATCGAAAGTATTAGAAAATACCGGATTGGAACTCTCAGACCTCACGCTTATTGATATGCATGAAGCGTTTGCTGCTCAAGCACTTGCGAATGTGAAGATGTTTGCTTCTGATAAATTTGCCCAAGAGAACCTAGGTCGTTCGAAAGCGATTGGCGAGATCGACATGGATAAGTTCAACGTCCTTGGCGGTTCAATTGCCTATGGCCACCCATTTGCTGCAACTGGCGCACGTATGATGACGCAAACGCTGCGTGAGCTGAAACGTCGTGGTGGTGGTCTTGCGTTGAATACTGCGTGTGCCGCAGGTGGTCTTGGTGCAGCAATGATTTTGGAGGTTGAGTAA